Part of the Catalinimonas alkaloidigena genome is shown below.
GATACGGCATGAAATCCACAGTAAAGTACATTCTGACATTGATCAGCAGCAGCGCGATTACTTTCTGCGCCAGCAGATGAAAGTCCTGCAGGATGAACTGGGCGACGGAGGGCTGGATAAGGAAATGGAGAAAATGCGTGTGCGAGGCGAAAAGAAAAAATGGCCTGAATACGTTGCCAAGCATTTCAATAAAGAGCTGGATAAGCTTTCCCGCATGAATCCTATGGCTGCCGAATATCCGGTATCTTTCAATTATGTGGAGTTTTTGCTTGACCTGCCCTGGGAGCACTACTCTAAAGACAGCCTTGACCTGAAAAAAGCGAAGAAAATACTGGATAAAGATCACTATGGGCTGGAAAAAGTAAAAGAGAGGATCATAGAGTATCTGGCGGTACTGAAGCTTAGAAATAACATGAAAGGCCCGATACTTTGTCTTTATGGCCCTCCCGGTGTCGGTAAGACCTCACTGGGTAAATCTATCGCCAAGTCACTCAACCGAAAATACTGCCGCCTTTCACTGGGAGGAGTAAGCGATGAGGCTGAGATTCGTGGTCATCGTAAAACTTATGTGGGAGCGATGCCTGGCAAGATTATCAGTAATCTCAAAAAAGCAAAAACCGGCAATCCGGTATTTGTACTGGATGAAATTGACAAGGTAAATTCAGACTTCAGAGGCGACCCATCTTCAGCTTTGCTGGAAGTGCTGGACCCTGAGCAAAACGATACTTTCCTGGATAATTACCTGGAGGTAGAGTATGATTTATCAAACGTACTGTTTATCGCCACTGCCAACTCTCTGGATACAATCCACCACGCCCTGCGTGACCGGATGGAAATCATAGAGATTACGGGCTATACCATTGAAGAGAAGATAGAAATTGCTAAAAAGCACCTTGTGCCCAAGCAGCGCAAAGAGCATGGACTCAACGCCAAGCAGGTTACGTTTGACAGGAAGGCTCTTCAATCTATTATTGAGAATTATACGCGTGAGTCAGGTGTAAGGAGTCTGGAACGAAAGATCGCTACTGTGATCCGGAATATCACCAAATCCATTGCCCTGGAAGAGGAGCATTCTCCAAAAATCACTGCTGAGGCAGTAGAAAAGATCCTGGGTGCGCCGGTTTTTGATAAAGAAATCTATGAAGAAAACGAGCTGGCAGGTGTGGTCACAGGATTAGCCTGGACCCAGGCAGGGGGAGAAATTCTGTTCATAGAATCAAGCTTGAGCAGAGGTAAAGGTAAGCTAACCCTCTCCGGTCAGCTGGGTGATGTGATGAAGGAGTCTGCTATGACAGCGCTGTCATACCTGAAATCCAATGCTGAGCAGTTAGGAATTAATTATAAGGTGTTTGACAATTATGACTTACACTTACACATCCCGGCTGGTGCCGTACCCAAAGATGGTCCTTCAGCGGGTATCACGATGCTGACTGCCATGGCCTCAGTGTACACGCAGCGAAAGGTGAGAAACAAGATGGCTATGACCGGAGAAATCACCTTGCGAGGAAAAGTAATGCCGGTAGGTGGTATTAAGGAGAAAATTCTTGCCGCCCGTCGTGCAGGCGTTAAAGATATCATCCTTTGTGATAGAAACCGCAAGGATGTGGATGAAATAGGTGAGCAGTATACCAAACAGCTCAACATCCACTATGTGCGTACTGTGGATGATGTTTTGGAATTGGCACTGTTAAGCAAGAAAGTAAAAAATCCTATCCAGTTTGTAACCGAATAGGATTACACACTATACTGATTTTGTAAAGCGGAGGTTGAAAGCTTCCGCTTTTTTTATTTGTTTGCTTCTGCATTTAGGTAATACGCGCCTTCTATTACAATAGACTGACCTTCAAGAGATTCAGGGTTCATGATCTGAGTCAATTTATTGTATTCCGCTCCAGTTTGCACATGCCTTCTCACAAAAGCGTCGCCTTCATTAACATACACATAGTACTCATCATTATCTCTGATCAGAGCGGATTGAGGGAGAGCAGCCACACTATCCGCAGACAGGAAGATTTTGGCATTGGTGTACATGCCGGGTTTAAAGTAATCTTCAGGAGAGTTAATATCCACATGAACGCTAAAGGCACGATTTTCATCTTCCATTTTCTGGCCGATCAAAGAGACTTTCCCCTCAAAACTACGCCCGGCATTTTCGTTCAGGCTATAAAACACACTTTGCCCTATGCTTATCTTTGGGATATCTTTTTCAAACACATTGAGGTCAAGGTGCATGTGCGATTTATCAATCAGCTCATACATGTTTTCCTGGCTGCTCACAAATTTACCGCGGTTGATATTTACGGCTGTAATGTAGCCGCTGATGGGAGCATGTAAGGCAATACGGGAGCTGATGCCTTTTTTTTCAATATTTTCAGGACGAATACCAACATACTTTAGTTGTGCGGCAGTACCCATCAATTGAGCCTGTAGAGACTTGAAATTTGATGCTGATTCTTCCAGCCTTTTACGGGCAGAAGCATCTCCGCTGGAAAGTGTTTTTTGCCTTTCATATTCTTGCTCAGCGAAAGTTAGCTTGCTTTGGGTGTCCAGGTAAGCCTGCTGAAGCTTTATGTATTCAGGGTGACTTAGTACAGCCAACAGAGCTCCTTTTTTGACAAAATCTCCGGGAAGGAAATTCACTCTTTCTACGAAGCCACCTATTGGTGCGTTCACAGTGACGATGTTTTGTGGTGGAAGGGTAATTGTACCACTGCACTCTACAAAGTCTGAAACCATTTGCTTCTGTAACGGACCTAATTTGATCTCTGCCAGCGCTATCTGCTCGTCATTTAATTGGACACTACCGGATGTAAGCTCGGCAGGAGTGCCTACTTCGGCAGCTTCCTGGCTCTCTTGCGCCCTCTCCGAGCAGGAGAGAAAAAGAAAAGAGAGTGTGATTGCATATATTATTTTCATGGCAAGTTTCTTTATTGGTAAAACTCTAAATTGATGACAGCCTGATTGTACTCATTTAAGCTGCTGAGGTAATCTATTTTGATTTGTATAGCCGTGGTGATACTTTGCAGGTAACGGAAGTAATCAATCTCACCCTGGGCGAGCTGTAAATTGGCTGTATTTAAAATTATTTCTGCCTGTGGTAAAGCAGTTTCTGTATAGTAATTGAGTTGCTTTTCGGCCTGGCTTAACTGGAGGAGCAGCTTATCAATTTCCTGCGCTACATTGTACTGCATGTATTCCATACGGTTGAGTGCCTGTTGTTCCTGTATTTTGGCACGGCTGATTTTACTTTTCTGGGGGAAAAACCATACAGGAAAAGCGACGCCTACCTGCCAGCCTTGAAGGTTTTTAAGCCTTACTTCACTGTCACTGATGTTTTGCTTGAAGTAAGCCACCGAAAGTTCTGGGAAAAACATGCTGCTTTCCAGCTTGACCAATGACTGACTTAAGTTTAGCGTTTTCTGGCTCTTGTCTACCAACAAGGTATTGGTACTATTTGCTAATGACTCTGCCTGAAAGTCAATGGCTAGCAGTGTATCCCCATCAGGAGATATTTGTCCCAATTCAGAATGGTACATCAGTTGTTTAAGCGTATTCTCAGCGATTCGGACTTGGTCTTTTTGCTTTACCACAGCATTGCGGGCATTAGAGTACTGACTTTCGGACAAAGTTTTTTCCAGTAGGTCACTGTCACCACTTTCATAACGGAGCTGGACCTTCTGGCTGTAATCTGAGTACAGATTCAACTCCTCTAGTCTTTGTTGCAAAAGCTCATGCTCATACACCCACTTGTAGTAAGCCGATTTAATTTCCTTTTCCAGCTGCTTCTGTGCTAAAGCCAGCTCGGTTTCATTGAGCGCAATTTGCTGGTTGACATAATTGCTTCTTTGCCCATGCGCAAGCAGTGATCCAAAGGATTGATTGATCTGCCACATGGGATCCTTCAGTT
Proteins encoded:
- the lon gene encoding endopeptidase La; amino-acid sequence: MKDNTMFESILLNELHEGESNDLIHLVTSDENEDDDIKEMPEELPILPIRNTVLFPGVVIPITVGRKKSIKLVKNAYEKGDRVIGVVAQKDSDAEEPDSEDIYKVGTVAKIIKMLVLPDGSTTIIIQGKARFEITSVLKEEPYITASISVIEEHFPPRSEKKVVATVQSLKEAATKILKLNPEIPQEAQAALDNIESPSFLTHFLSSNISADVADKQKLLETNDGLKRAKQLLEYMYKDIQMLEIRHEIHSKVHSDIDQQQRDYFLRQQMKVLQDELGDGGLDKEMEKMRVRGEKKKWPEYVAKHFNKELDKLSRMNPMAAEYPVSFNYVEFLLDLPWEHYSKDSLDLKKAKKILDKDHYGLEKVKERIIEYLAVLKLRNNMKGPILCLYGPPGVGKTSLGKSIAKSLNRKYCRLSLGGVSDEAEIRGHRKTYVGAMPGKIISNLKKAKTGNPVFVLDEIDKVNSDFRGDPSSALLEVLDPEQNDTFLDNYLEVEYDLSNVLFIATANSLDTIHHALRDRMEIIEITGYTIEEKIEIAKKHLVPKQRKEHGLNAKQVTFDRKALQSIIENYTRESGVRSLERKIATVIRNITKSIALEEEHSPKITAEAVEKILGAPVFDKEIYEENELAGVVTGLAWTQAGGEILFIESSLSRGKGKLTLSGQLGDVMKESAMTALSYLKSNAEQLGINYKVFDNYDLHLHIPAGAVPKDGPSAGITMLTAMASVYTQRKVRNKMAMTGEITLRGKVMPVGGIKEKILAARRAGVKDIILCDRNRKDVDEIGEQYTKQLNIHYVRTVDDVLELALLSKKVKNPIQFVTE
- a CDS encoding efflux RND transporter periplasmic adaptor subunit, whose product is MKIIYAITLSFLFLSCSERAQESQEAAEVGTPAELTSGSVQLNDEQIALAEIKLGPLQKQMVSDFVECSGTITLPPQNIVTVNAPIGGFVERVNFLPGDFVKKGALLAVLSHPEYIKLQQAYLDTQSKLTFAEQEYERQKTLSSGDASARKRLEESASNFKSLQAQLMGTAAQLKYVGIRPENIEKKGISSRIALHAPISGYITAVNINRGKFVSSQENMYELIDKSHMHLDLNVFEKDIPKISIGQSVFYSLNENAGRSFEGKVSLIGQKMEDENRAFSVHVDINSPEDYFKPGMYTNAKIFLSADSVAALPQSALIRDNDEYYVYVNEGDAFVRRHVQTGAEYNKLTQIMNPESLEGQSIVIEGAYYLNAEANK